Proteins from a single region of Mustela erminea isolate mMusErm1 chromosome X, mMusErm1.Pri, whole genome shotgun sequence:
- the HSD17B10 gene encoding 3-hydroxyacyl-CoA dehydrogenase type-2, translating to MAAACRGVKGLVALITGGASGLGLATAERLVGQGATAVLVDLPNSDGEVQAKKLGKSCAFAPADVTSEKDVQAALTLAKEKFGRVDVAVNCAGIAVAMKTYNLKKNQAHSLEDFQRVLNVNLLGTFNVIRLVASEMSQNEPDQGGQRGVIINTASVAAFEGQVGQAAYSASKGGIVGMTLPIARDLAPMGIRVMTIAPGLFGTSLLTTLPEKVRNFLASQVPFPSRLGDPAEYAHLVQAIIENPFINGEVIRLDGAIRMQP from the exons ATGGCTGCGGCATGTCGGGGCGTCAAG GGCCTGGTTGCTCTAATAACCGGAGGAGCCTCTGGTCTAGGTCTGGCCACAGCAGAGCGACTGGTGGGGCAAGGGGCCACTGCTGTGCTTGTAGACCTGCCCAACTCAGATGGGGAGGTCCAAGCCAAGAAGTTAGGGAAGAGCTGCGCCTTTGCCCCAGCTGAT GTGACCTCAGAGAAGGACGTGCAAGCAGCCCTGACtctagcaaaagaaaaatttggcCGTGTGGATGTGGCAGTCAACTGTGCAGGCATTGCAGTGGCCATGAAGACATACAACTTAAAGAAGAATCAGGCCCATTCCTTGGAGGATTTTCAGCGAGTTCTTAAT GTGAATCTCCTAGGCACCTTCAATGTGATCCGCCTGGTGGCCAGTGAGATGAGCCAGAACGAACCAGACCAGGGAGGCCAACGTGGGGTCATCATCAACACTGCCAGCGTGGCTGCCTTTGAGGGCCAG GTTGGACAAGCTGCATACTCTGCTTCCAAGGGGGGCATAGTGGGCATGACCCTGCCCATTGCTCGGGATCTGGCTCCCATGGGCATCCGAGTGATGACCATTGCTCCAG GCCTGTTTGGCACCTCGCTGCTCACCACCCTCCCAGAAAAAGTACGCAACTtcttagccagccaggtgcccttccccAGTCGACTGGGTGATCCCGCTGAGTATGCTCATCTGGTACAAGCTATCATTGAGAACCCATTCATCAACGGAGAGGTCATCCGGCTGGATGGGGCCATTCGCATGCAGCCTtga